From the Roseibium salinum genome, one window contains:
- a CDS encoding sulfotransferase, with translation MSKVQPLIEDSFELHRRYPALYYPQDGYVFVVAFGRSGSTLTQHLLNSMPGYFIRGENANALVHLCRSVNAIANEGNFLQRQEPRRSQIVAERPYFGKMVGTSMDPWFGMEEVDVDEYALALFDTFVSQVLRPKGRARVLGFKEIRYHNDPKFFPKFIDTIRKYFPNSRFIFQNREYENVVKSSFWKTMTEDDVRRRWENFEEITSTYAQDKDYCFQLRYEDYLGETEKLRPLYDFLKEPFDPEATAKVLATKLKH, from the coding sequence ATGTCGAAAGTGCAACCGTTGATCGAAGACAGTTTTGAGCTGCACCGGCGGTATCCCGCCTTGTACTACCCCCAGGACGGATATGTTTTTGTTGTCGCCTTCGGCCGGTCCGGATCGACCCTTACGCAGCACCTTCTGAATTCGATGCCCGGTTATTTCATCCGGGGAGAGAACGCCAACGCCCTGGTCCATTTGTGCAGGTCCGTCAACGCGATTGCCAACGAGGGCAATTTCCTGCAGCGCCAGGAGCCGCGCCGGTCGCAGATCGTGGCCGAAAGGCCCTATTTCGGCAAGATGGTCGGAACGTCCATGGATCCCTGGTTCGGAATGGAGGAAGTCGACGTCGACGAATACGCACTGGCTCTGTTCGACACGTTCGTCTCCCAGGTCCTGCGCCCGAAGGGACGCGCCCGCGTCCTCGGCTTCAAGGAGATCCGCTACCACAACGATCCGAAATTCTTCCCGAAATTCATCGACACGATCCGCAAATACTTCCCCAACAGCCGCTTCATTTTCCAGAACCGGGAGTATGAGAACGTCGTCAAATCGTCGTTCTGGAAGACCATGACGGAAGATGACGTCCGCCGCCGCTGGGAAAATTTCGAGGAAATTACCAGCACCTATGCGCAAGACAAGGATTATTGCTTCCAGCTGCGGTACGAGGACTATCTCGGCGAAACCGAAAAGCTGAGGCCCCTGTACGACTTCCTCAAGGAGCCGTTCGACCCTGAGGCGACCGCCAAGGTCCTGGCGACCAAGCTGAAACACTAG
- a CDS encoding DUF1737 domain-containing protein yields MKLYRFITGIDDSEFCHRVTQALNKGWELSGSPSLTYDATRGATICGQAVTKEVDGEYSRDIKLGDY; encoded by the coding sequence ATGAAGCTTTATCGGTTCATCACCGGCATCGACGACAGTGAGTTCTGCCACCGGGTCACCCAGGCTCTGAACAAGGGTTGGGAGCTTTCAGGCTCGCCGTCGCTGACGTATGACGCCACGCGCGGCGCCACGATCTGCGGCCAGGCGGTCACCAAGGAAGTCGACGGCGAATATTCCCGCGATATCAAGCTTGGTGATTACTAG
- a CDS encoding ATP-dependent carboxylate-amine ligase — translation MAETKQSGNRSVVFQLLEQHCARTGYRLHVGDSHGHAGLVESPDGRRWFFKGTHFDLNTLGASEIADDKAYAAHFLEESGIAVPASRLVFSSELGNRNHPPANVLDFAETGGFPLFVKPNVGQEGADVIRVGTYPGLTQTLHMLAKRHAQLLVQEEIRGRELRVIVLDGEVLCAVERHPPHVTGDGKLTLAELIAAQDRVDPSDGRIECELARQTMSLESVPEPGTRVRLLPVANLSSGGSASIVIAEDLAPETASIASRAARTLGLRYAGVDLILPDIASPGVDAVVLEVNAAPGLGNLYRQGLAEAELVKGIYQKVFAAMFAE, via the coding sequence ATGGCCGAAACGAAACAATCCGGTAACCGGTCGGTGGTGTTTCAGCTGCTTGAGCAGCATTGCGCAAGGACCGGTTACCGGCTTCATGTTGGCGATTCCCATGGCCATGCCGGGCTGGTGGAGAGCCCTGACGGCAGGCGCTGGTTCTTCAAGGGAACCCATTTCGACCTGAACACCCTGGGCGCTTCGGAAATAGCCGACGACAAGGCCTATGCAGCACACTTCCTGGAAGAGAGCGGCATTGCCGTTCCCGCGAGCCGGCTTGTCTTCAGCTCCGAACTCGGCAACCGCAACCACCCTCCCGCAAACGTGCTTGATTTTGCCGAGACCGGCGGCTTTCCGCTGTTCGTCAAGCCGAATGTCGGACAGGAGGGTGCGGACGTGATCCGCGTCGGTACCTATCCCGGCCTGACGCAGACGCTGCATATGCTCGCAAAGCGCCATGCGCAGCTGCTTGTCCAAGAGGAGATCAGGGGGCGCGAGCTTCGTGTCATCGTTCTGGACGGGGAGGTCCTTTGTGCCGTCGAACGGCACCCGCCGCATGTCACGGGGGACGGAAAGCTCACCCTCGCGGAGCTGATTGCGGCGCAGGACAGGGTGGACCCCTCCGACGGCCGCATCGAATGTGAACTGGCCCGGCAGACCATGAGCCTGGAAAGCGTTCCGGAACCGGGCACGAGGGTGAGGCTTTTGCCGGTCGCCAATCTCTCGTCCGGCGGATCGGCAAGCATCGTCATTGCCGAAGACCTTGCCCCGGAAACCGCCTCGATCGCCAGCCGGGCGGCTCGAACACTGGGACTGCGCTATGCCGGCGTCGACCTGATCCTGCCGGACATCGCCTCGCCCGGAGTTGATGCGGTCGTCCTCGAAGTCAATGCCGCACCCGGCCTCGGCAATCTCTACCGGCAGGGGCTGGCGGAAGCCGAGCTCGTCAAGGGCATCTATCAAAAGGTCTTTGCCGCGATGTTCGCGGAATAA
- a CDS encoding outer-membrane lipoprotein carrier protein LolA: MLKRFAQRLVKPLTRTTLAAGLAAALSLAAFTSAHALTQQEQQTLKELNGYFNSVKTMHGDFIQFGPDGSQSDGKFYMARPGKVRFYYNKPSVLDIVADGKSVSVRDRKLNTQDIWPLGQTPLRFLLSDTINLQKDTNVTNVLVEEDLVTVTIEDKTRFNSGTLTLIFDAENYALKQWTVTDQQGYDTSVAVYNVVSNGPTNPDLFEIDYLANARQNKH, from the coding sequence ATGCTGAAACGCTTCGCACAACGCCTGGTCAAGCCTCTGACCCGCACGACGCTGGCAGCCGGACTGGCAGCGGCGCTGTCGCTGGCCGCCTTCACGTCCGCACATGCCCTCACGCAGCAGGAGCAGCAGACGCTCAAGGAACTGAACGGCTACTTCAATTCCGTGAAGACCATGCATGGCGACTTCATCCAGTTCGGCCCGGACGGGAGCCAGTCCGACGGCAAATTCTACATGGCCCGCCCCGGCAAGGTCCGTTTCTATTACAACAAGCCCTCCGTTCTGGACATCGTGGCTGACGGAAAGTCCGTCTCCGTACGCGACCGGAAGCTCAACACCCAGGACATCTGGCCGCTCGGCCAGACACCGCTGCGCTTCCTTCTGTCCGATACGATCAACCTGCAGAAAGACACCAACGTTACCAACGTCCTGGTCGAGGAGGATCTCGTCACGGTCACCATCGAGGACAAGACCAGGTTCAACTCCGGAACGCTGACGCTCATCTTCGACGCGGAGAACTATGCGCTGAAGCAATGGACGGTGACCGACCAGCAGGGCTATGATACATCCGTTGCCGTCTACAACGTCGTGTCCAATGGGCCGACCAATCCGGATCTCTTCGAGATCGACTATCTGGCGAACGCCCGACAGAACAAGCACTGA
- a CDS encoding DNA translocase FtsK has translation MRRASVTRGNGRRSSVDFLDTESPLKRFLRRNLVGAAGLGIVAVAAMLAASLATWSVSDPSLNHATEGPVRNALGAPGAILADILMQTIGLATAVFLVPLVLWGWRLLTGHALGIGRKRLVFWLTGSALAAGALAALPVPESWPLPTGLGGFFGDTVHRIPALITSNMTSGAATIFGSLGLGVPAVLLLLAAAGWLGRAGEPAVRIEPSTAPKGHGKSIEDELGLDEEEGESRLSLFASALVGQMEHWRLQSIAQVRRLAGLKRSQPRHDDEFWEDDDADDELGDTRQGSRLKAFRRALAGRLMPEVDDGLEELYKRGRNAGDEDHDDPYADDSYDDEGDTFDPDDLLIDKGPVAGRPAAPVGIAAPEPAEPAPQSGRVIPPAPRPKQSKRAIEEAQPSFLGAQEQYELPPLRLLAEPKTGGKIPGLSADALEQNARILEGVLEDFGVRGEIIEVRPGPVVTLYELEPAPGIKSSRVIGLADDIARSMSAISARVAVIPGKNAIGIELPNARRETVYLRELLAAQDFEKSKAKLALALGKTINGESVVADLARMPHLLVAGTTGSGKSVSINTMILSLLYRLTPEQCKLIMIDPKMLELSIYDGIPHLLTPVVTDPKKAVVALKWTVREMEDRYRKMSKMGVRNIDGFNTRVKQALDKNETFTRTVQTGFDRDTGQPIYEEENLPLEPMPYIVVIVDEMADLMMVAGKDIEGAIQRLAQMARAAGIHLIMATQRPSVDVITGTIKANFPTRISFQVTSKIDSRTILGEMGAEQLLGMGDMLYMAGGGRIQRVHGPFVADDEVEEIVKHLKVQGAPQYLESVTEEEDDTDSPYDGGGLAGGDDGNDLYDRAVAIVLRDKKASTSYVQRRLSIGYNRAASLIERMEQEGLISQANHAGKREILVQNGNDEDF, from the coding sequence ATGAGACGGGCCAGCGTAACGCGCGGAAACGGCCGCCGGTCTTCGGTCGATTTTCTGGACACCGAAAGCCCGCTGAAGCGCTTTCTCCGGCGGAACCTGGTCGGAGCGGCGGGCCTCGGCATCGTCGCGGTGGCCGCCATGCTGGCGGCCAGCCTTGCGACATGGTCGGTCAGCGATCCGAGCCTCAACCATGCAACCGAAGGCCCGGTGCGCAATGCGCTTGGCGCACCGGGCGCGATCCTGGCCGATATCCTGATGCAGACCATCGGCCTGGCAACGGCCGTCTTCCTGGTGCCGCTGGTGCTGTGGGGCTGGCGGCTTCTGACCGGCCATGCGCTCGGCATCGGCCGCAAGCGTCTCGTTTTCTGGCTGACCGGCTCCGCCCTGGCCGCCGGGGCCCTTGCCGCGCTGCCCGTGCCGGAAAGCTGGCCGCTGCCGACCGGCCTTGGCGGCTTCTTCGGCGACACGGTTCACCGCATCCCGGCCCTGATCACGTCCAACATGACGAGCGGCGCCGCGACGATATTCGGCAGCCTCGGTCTCGGCGTTCCGGCGGTCCTTCTTCTGCTGGCCGCGGCCGGCTGGCTCGGCCGGGCGGGAGAACCCGCCGTCCGCATCGAGCCATCGACTGCTCCGAAGGGCCACGGCAAGTCGATCGAGGACGAGCTTGGGCTCGACGAGGAGGAAGGCGAATCCCGCCTCAGCCTGTTCGCCAGCGCCCTTGTCGGCCAGATGGAACATTGGAGACTTCAGTCGATCGCCCAAGTGCGGCGCCTGGCCGGCCTCAAACGGTCGCAGCCGCGTCACGATGACGAATTCTGGGAGGACGACGACGCGGACGACGAACTTGGAGATACCCGCCAGGGCAGCCGGCTGAAGGCCTTCCGCCGCGCTCTGGCCGGCCGGCTGATGCCGGAAGTCGATGACGGTCTCGAGGAGCTCTACAAGCGCGGCCGCAATGCCGGCGATGAGGATCACGACGACCCCTATGCGGACGATTCTTACGATGACGAGGGCGACACCTTCGACCCGGACGATCTGTTGATCGACAAGGGCCCTGTCGCGGGCCGCCCGGCCGCTCCGGTCGGCATCGCCGCGCCGGAGCCGGCGGAGCCGGCCCCGCAATCCGGCCGCGTCATCCCCCCGGCCCCGCGCCCGAAGCAGAGCAAGCGGGCCATCGAAGAGGCGCAGCCGTCTTTCCTGGGCGCCCAGGAACAATACGAGCTGCCGCCGCTGCGCCTGCTGGCGGAACCGAAGACCGGCGGTAAGATACCCGGCCTGTCCGCAGATGCGCTGGAGCAGAATGCCCGCATTCTCGAAGGTGTGCTCGAAGATTTCGGCGTGCGCGGCGAGATCATCGAAGTGCGCCCGGGCCCGGTTGTGACCCTCTACGAGCTGGAGCCCGCGCCGGGGATCAAATCCTCGCGCGTGATCGGCCTTGCCGACGACATCGCCCGCTCCATGAGCGCGATTTCCGCGCGTGTCGCGGTGATTCCGGGCAAGAATGCCATCGGCATCGAACTGCCGAACGCGCGCCGCGAGACGGTCTATCTGCGCGAATTGCTGGCCGCCCAGGACTTCGAGAAATCCAAGGCCAAGCTGGCTCTGGCGCTCGGCAAGACCATCAACGGCGAGAGTGTCGTCGCCGACCTGGCGCGCATGCCGCACCTCTTGGTCGCCGGAACGACGGGATCGGGCAAGTCCGTCTCGATCAACACCATGATCCTGTCGCTGCTCTACCGGCTGACGCCGGAGCAGTGCAAGCTGATCATGATCGATCCGAAGATGCTCGAACTGTCCATCTATGACGGCATTCCGCATCTGCTGACGCCGGTCGTGACCGACCCGAAAAAGGCCGTTGTCGCCCTGAAGTGGACCGTCCGCGAGATGGAGGACCGCTACAGGAAGATGTCCAAGATGGGCGTGCGCAACATCGACGGCTTCAACACCCGCGTCAAACAGGCGCTGGACAAGAACGAGACCTTCACCCGCACCGTGCAGACGGGTTTTGACCGCGATACCGGCCAGCCCATCTACGAGGAGGAAAACCTGCCGCTCGAGCCGATGCCGTATATCGTCGTCATCGTCGACGAGATGGCCGACCTGATGATGGTCGCCGGCAAGGACATCGAGGGCGCGATCCAGCGGCTCGCCCAGATGGCCCGTGCCGCCGGTATTCACCTGATCATGGCGACCCAGCGTCCGTCGGTCGACGTCATCACCGGTACCATCAAGGCGAACTTCCCGACCCGTATCTCCTTCCAGGTGACGTCGAAGATCGACAGCCGCACGATCCTGGGCGAAATGGGCGCCGAGCAGCTGCTCGGCATGGGCGATATGCTCTACATGGCCGGCGGCGGCCGTATCCAGCGCGTCCACGGTCCGTTCGTCGCCGACGACGAGGTCGAGGAAATCGTCAAGCACCTGAAGGTGCAGGGCGCACCGCAATATCTGGAATCCGTTACCGAAGAAGAGGACGATACGGACAGCCCCTATGACGGCGGAGGGCTTGCGGGCGGCGATGACGGTAACGATCTGTATGACAGGGCGGTCGCCATCGTCCTGCGGGACAAGAAGGCCTCGACCTCCTATGTCCAGCGGCGTCTTTCGATCGGTTACAACCGGGCGGCATCGCTGATCGAGCGCATGGAGCAGGAGGGTCTGATCAGCCAGGCAAACCACGCCGGAAAGCGCGAAATACTGGTGCAGAACGGCAATGACGAAGACTTTTGA
- the ybaL gene encoding YbaL family putative K(+) efflux transporter: MPHSPLIPTIVIGLVLAFILGTLANRLRLSPLVGYLLAGVAVGPYTPGYVADQTLARDLAEIGVILLMFGIGIQVAPKELLSVRRIAIPGAVLQIFAATASGAGLAWAIGWPVESGIVFGLTLSVASTVVVTRILDERRQIDTQAGHISIGWLIVEDLVMVLAILLLPTLAEITGSAGTSAGTPVAVSLPAILTGIAITIGKAAAFVAIMLVVGQRVIPWILHYIAHTGSRELFRLGVLALALGVAYGAAELVGVSFALGAFFAGLVLSESQLSQRAAAEALPLRDAFAVLFFVSVGMLFDPTIFIREPWLVFGVVVVVTVIKPAAAFLAMHAFRYPLGVALTVAASRTQIGEFSFILAGIGVGLGLLPEEGRDLVLAGAMVSIIATPAFFLALDRAKPLYASAADAASARPPAEGPTETETFSIGETTPTDLADHTIIVGFGRVGSVICDALLHEGRKIVVVEERRALTAQLNDRKIDVICGHAPAPDVMKAANFASAQQLFIAVPDGFEAGQIATQARSANPGLQIIARAHSDEEAEHLRKYGADIAIVAERELAQAMLAHVSTKSEEIKDPHPAAQEVRS; encoded by the coding sequence ATGCCCCATAGCCCTCTTATACCGACGATCGTAATTGGACTGGTTCTGGCATTCATTCTGGGAACGCTCGCCAATCGCCTGCGCTTGTCGCCGCTCGTCGGCTATCTGCTCGCCGGTGTCGCTGTCGGGCCGTATACGCCGGGTTACGTGGCCGATCAGACGCTCGCGCGGGATCTTGCGGAGATCGGCGTCATTTTGCTCATGTTCGGCATTGGCATTCAGGTCGCGCCGAAAGAGCTGCTTTCGGTGAGAAGAATCGCGATCCCCGGCGCTGTCCTGCAGATTTTCGCTGCCACCGCATCTGGGGCGGGACTCGCCTGGGCCATCGGATGGCCGGTGGAAAGCGGCATCGTCTTCGGTCTCACTCTCTCGGTGGCCAGCACGGTGGTCGTGACACGTATTCTCGACGAACGCCGTCAGATCGACACCCAGGCGGGTCACATTTCCATCGGATGGCTCATTGTTGAAGATCTCGTCATGGTCCTCGCCATCCTGCTGTTGCCGACGCTTGCCGAAATTACAGGAAGCGCCGGCACCTCGGCCGGGACGCCTGTTGCAGTTTCCCTTCCGGCGATCCTGACCGGCATCGCGATCACGATCGGCAAAGCCGCGGCTTTCGTCGCCATCATGCTGGTGGTCGGGCAGCGGGTCATCCCGTGGATTCTTCATTACATCGCACATACCGGATCGCGCGAACTCTTCCGCCTTGGCGTGCTGGCGCTTGCGCTTGGGGTCGCGTACGGGGCAGCCGAACTCGTCGGCGTTTCGTTTGCCCTCGGTGCGTTCTTTGCCGGGTTGGTGCTGAGCGAGTCACAGCTCAGTCAGAGAGCTGCCGCAGAAGCACTTCCTCTGCGCGATGCCTTCGCCGTTCTGTTCTTCGTGTCGGTCGGCATGCTGTTCGACCCCACCATCTTCATCCGGGAACCCTGGCTTGTATTCGGTGTGGTGGTCGTCGTCACGGTGATCAAGCCGGCTGCGGCGTTCCTGGCGATGCATGCGTTTCGCTACCCGCTGGGTGTGGCCCTGACCGTTGCAGCGAGCCGGACCCAGATAGGTGAATTCTCCTTCATCCTGGCCGGTATCGGCGTCGGACTCGGTCTGTTGCCCGAAGAGGGACGTGATCTCGTCCTGGCGGGCGCCATGGTCTCCATCATCGCAACGCCCGCGTTCTTCCTGGCGCTCGACCGGGCAAAGCCGTTATACGCGAGTGCCGCCGATGCAGCTTCCGCACGCCCACCGGCGGAGGGACCCACCGAGACGGAGACCTTCTCCATCGGCGAAACGACACCGACGGACCTTGCGGATCACACCATCATTGTCGGCTTTGGCCGGGTCGGCAGTGTCATATGTGATGCTCTGCTGCACGAGGGCAGAAAGATTGTGGTGGTCGAAGAACGCCGTGCGCTCACAGCCCAGTTGAACGATCGCAAGATCGACGTGATCTGCGGGCATGCCCCGGCTCCGGACGTGATGAAAGCGGCAAACTTCGCCTCGGCTCAACAGCTGTTCATCGCCGTTCCCGACGGCTTCGAGGCCGGACAGATCGCCACTCAGGCCCGCTCCGCGAACCCGGGCCTGCAGATCATCGCACGTGCTCATTCCGACGAAGAGGCGGAACACCTGCGGAAATACGGTGCCGATATTGCCATCGTGGCCGAGCGTGAGCTTGCTCAAGCGATGCTGGCGCACGTCTCCACGAAATCCGAGGAGATCAAAGACCCGCATCCCGCGGCGCAAGAGGTCCGGAGTTAA
- a CDS encoding SGNH/GDSL hydrolase family protein: MPARNDPISVVCFGDSLTWGFNPLDRSRYGHDIRWTRLMQKDLGPGFYVIEEGVNGRTTVFEDPVKGDKNGLAHLETVRKTHMPIDILVLMLGTNDLQARFGMNAETIAIAIGRLLDFVRRSTDDVEGRPPKVLLMSPPPLAPIEGTPYAAQFSEQSYRESHRLADCYREKAAEYGASFFDAGTVISASRVDAIHFDAEPQAALAGAVADQVRRLAEA; the protein is encoded by the coding sequence ATGCCGGCAAGAAACGATCCGATTTCCGTCGTTTGTTTCGGGGATTCCCTCACATGGGGGTTCAATCCGCTCGACAGGTCCCGGTACGGCCACGATATCCGCTGGACACGCCTTATGCAGAAGGATCTCGGGCCGGGCTTCTATGTGATCGAGGAAGGCGTCAACGGCCGGACGACAGTCTTCGAAGACCCGGTGAAGGGCGACAAGAACGGACTGGCGCATCTGGAAACGGTCCGCAAGACGCATATGCCGATCGATATCCTGGTGCTCATGCTCGGCACGAACGACCTGCAGGCGCGATTCGGCATGAATGCCGAAACCATCGCGATCGCCATCGGGCGCCTCCTGGATTTTGTCCGCAGGTCCACCGACGATGTTGAGGGACGGCCGCCGAAGGTGCTGCTCATGTCGCCGCCGCCGCTCGCGCCGATTGAAGGGACGCCCTATGCAGCCCAGTTCAGCGAGCAGAGCTACCGGGAATCACACAGGCTGGCCGACTGCTACCGGGAAAAGGCGGCGGAATACGGCGCCTCATTCTTCGATGCGGGCACCGTGATTTCCGCCAGCCGGGTCGACGCCATCCATTTCGATGCCGAGCCGCAGGCGGCTCTGGCAGGGGCGGTGGCGGATCAGGTGCGCAGGCTGGCGGAAGCCTGA
- a CDS encoding DUF1674 domain-containing protein: MTHKPEDPATAYTQSQAPSLKTEVESAPKKRFEDLPPAAQRALQEAEERRRQIDAKQKAMAAEINGRGGLEPTRYDDWEIKGLTVDF, encoded by the coding sequence ATGACGCACAAACCTGAAGACCCGGCCACCGCCTATACCCAGTCCCAGGCGCCTTCCCTCAAGACGGAGGTGGAAAGCGCGCCGAAGAAGCGCTTCGAAGACCTGCCCCCCGCGGCCCAGCGCGCGCTGCAGGAAGCCGAAGAGCGGCGCAGGCAGATCGACGCGAAACAGAAAGCCATGGCGGCGGAGATCAACGGTCGCGGCGGGCTGGAGCCGACCCGCTATGACGATTGGGAGATCAAGGGCCTGACGGTGGATTTCTAA
- the htpX gene encoding zinc metalloprotease HtpX, translating into MNYVRTAMLLAAMTALFMGIGFMIGGQGGMIIALAVAAAMNLFSYWNADKLVLRMHHAREVDERTAPELFRMVQRLASNADLPMPKVYLIDNPQPNAFATGRNPQNAAVAATTGLLDMLTAEEIAGVMAHELAHVKNHDTLIMTITATIAGAISMLANFAFFFGGNRNNPLGIVGVLLMMIVAPLAAMVVQMAISRTREYAADRMGAEICGQPLWLASALGKIAGGVKRIHNPDAEASPATAHMFIINPLSGERMDNLFSTHPNTQNRIDELRKLANAGPAAGGRSFSGRSSAVPQTGSRESRPKGPWG; encoded by the coding sequence ATGAACTACGTTCGCACCGCGATGCTTCTGGCGGCGATGACCGCCCTCTTCATGGGGATCGGTTTCATGATCGGCGGCCAGGGCGGCATGATAATCGCCCTTGCCGTTGCCGCGGCCATGAACCTCTTCAGCTATTGGAATGCCGACAAGCTGGTCCTGCGCATGCATCACGCGCGGGAAGTCGATGAACGCACTGCGCCGGAGCTCTTCCGCATGGTGCAGCGGCTGGCAAGCAATGCCGACCTGCCGATGCCGAAGGTCTATCTCATCGACAATCCGCAGCCCAACGCATTTGCTACGGGCCGCAATCCGCAAAACGCTGCCGTGGCGGCCACGACCGGCCTGCTCGATATGCTGACAGCGGAAGAAATCGCCGGGGTGATGGCCCATGAGCTTGCCCATGTGAAGAACCACGACACCCTGATCATGACGATCACGGCAACGATTGCCGGTGCAATCTCCATGCTTGCCAATTTCGCGTTCTTCTTCGGCGGAAACCGGAACAACCCGCTCGGCATCGTCGGGGTTCTGCTGATGATGATCGTGGCTCCCCTTGCGGCGATGGTCGTGCAGATGGCGATTTCGCGAACCCGCGAATATGCGGCCGACCGCATGGGCGCGGAGATCTGCGGCCAGCCCCTTTGGTTGGCGTCTGCTCTCGGCAAGATCGCCGGCGGCGTGAAGCGCATCCACAATCCGGATGCCGAGGCGAGCCCGGCAACGGCGCATATGTTCATCATCAACCCATTGTCGGGCGAGCGGATGGACAATCTGTTCTCCACCCACCCGAACACCCAGAACCGCATCGACGAATTGCGCAAGCTGGCCAATGCGGGTCCGGCAGCCGGCGGGCGGTCGTTCTCCGGCCGTTCGTCCGCCGTGCCGCAAACCGGGTCCCGCGAAAGCCGCCCCAAGGGCCCTTGGGGATAG
- a CDS encoding RsmB/NOP family class I SAM-dependent RNA methyltransferase, with product MNKRPHTNPKPSGELAPETSHKPGFAVRKAAADILGNVVHKRRPLDGELEAHSGFRQLAANDRALARAIIGAALRHRGEISEILDRLLDRSIPEKTGRVVDILHVAIAQMLFLDIPDRAAVSLAVDHAAADRRARPYKGLVNGVLRRLGRERDEVTADLEADSLNTPDWLLENWRSAYGEETAGAIARAHQGEAGLDLTVKSDPEGWAKKLEGEVVGAGSVRLTRKGPVEALEGFEAGEWWVQDAAAALPARLLGDVRGLTAADICAAPGGKTAQLAAAGAEVTAVDISRNRLKRLEANMARLGLSVTTVAADARAFEPQEPFDVILLDAPCSATGTIRRHPDVPWIKQAYDVEKLSEIQRDLLDRTVSWVKPGGLIVYCTCSLEPQEGEAQAAAFVERQSGKVGLVPIDPKEIGGLGDCVTKEGYLRCLPCHKAGTAAESTGMDGFFAARFRRF from the coding sequence GTGAACAAACGGCCGCACACGAACCCGAAACCTTCAGGCGAACTGGCGCCGGAGACCTCCCACAAGCCCGGCTTTGCCGTCCGCAAGGCGGCCGCCGATATTCTCGGTAACGTGGTCCACAAGAGGCGGCCGCTGGATGGCGAGCTCGAGGCTCATTCCGGATTCCGGCAGCTTGCCGCCAACGACCGGGCGCTGGCGCGGGCCATCATCGGCGCGGCGCTGCGGCACCGGGGGGAAATCTCGGAAATCCTCGACCGGCTGCTCGACCGCAGCATCCCGGAAAAGACCGGCCGGGTTGTCGACATCCTGCATGTGGCGATCGCCCAGATGCTGTTCCTCGATATTCCCGACCGCGCGGCCGTGTCGCTTGCGGTCGACCATGCCGCGGCGGACCGCCGCGCACGACCCTACAAGGGCCTGGTCAACGGCGTGCTGCGCCGTCTCGGCCGGGAGCGGGACGAGGTGACCGCGGATCTCGAGGCAGACAGCCTCAACACGCCGGACTGGCTGCTGGAAAATTGGCGCAGCGCCTATGGCGAGGAAACCGCCGGCGCGATCGCAAGGGCCCATCAAGGCGAGGCCGGGCTCGATCTGACCGTCAAATCCGACCCGGAAGGCTGGGCAAAAAAACTCGAGGGCGAGGTTGTCGGGGCGGGCAGCGTCCGCCTCACCCGCAAGGGGCCTGTCGAAGCGCTCGAGGGCTTCGAGGCCGGCGAATGGTGGGTCCAGGACGCCGCCGCCGCCCTGCCGGCGCGTCTCCTGGGCGACGTCCGGGGTTTGACGGCCGCCGATATATGTGCCGCGCCCGGCGGCAAGACGGCGCAACTCGCCGCGGCGGGGGCCGAGGTGACGGCGGTCGATATTTCCAGGAACCGCCTGAAGCGGCTGGAGGCGAACATGGCCCGCCTGGGACTGAGCGTCACAACGGTTGCCGCCGATGCCAGGGCGTTCGAACCGCAGGAGCCCTTCGACGTCATCCTGCTCGACGCCCCCTGCAGCGCGACGGGCACGATCCGGCGGCATCCCGATGTGCCCTGGATCAAGCAAGCTTACGACGTTGAAAAGCTGAGCGAAATTCAGCGCGACCTGCTGGACCGGACCGTTTCCTGGGTCAAGCCCGGCGGACTGATCGTCTACTGCACCTGTTCGCTGGAGCCGCAGGAGGGCGAAGCGCAGGCCGCGGCGTTTGTGGAGCGGCAATCGGGCAAGGTCGGGCTGGTGCCGATCGATCCGAAAGAGATCGGCGGCCTGGGCGATTGCGTCACGAAAGAGGGGTATCTTCGCTGTCTGCCGTGCCATAAAGCGGGTACCGCAGCGGAATCAACGGGTATGGACGGTTTTTTCGCAGCCCGGTTCCGTCGGTTTTAA